One genomic window of Roseateles sp. DAIF2 includes the following:
- a CDS encoding bifunctional diguanylate cyclase/phosphodiesterase: MPYLNPSYDLWIVAASVLIAGFASYVTLDLTKRVRSHERSAARAWWIGGSLAMGSGIWSMHFVGMLAYSLPTLALGYTAGLTLLSWVAAVAVSALALHIAAGGTLGPARLAGGALAMGAGICAMHYIGMAAIELQPGIVWNWTWVALSALIAVGASAAALLIFFWLRRVDARRAIPCQAVAALVMGLAISGMHYAGMAAANVPGGSLCLSADQLGGAQLGQFVMLATFALLGMTLLTSILDARLQTRTALLAASLQNANQELQRRAFLDPLTELPNRLLLEDRLEHALARAGRVEENFPSRSERGSEGKGRRVALLFVDLDGFKPVNDSLGHAAGDLVLKEVARRLLALVRDSDTVARLGGDEFVLLLEDVVDVAACAALAHRLVLALAQPILIDDKPQHVSASVGIAVYPEHGPAERLMGNADAAMYAAKRTGGNTYVVFQSHMDAGAGEQLSLQNDLRQALQLGQLALHYQPKFDSRRGQLRGVEALLRWQHPRLGEVAPAVFIPVAERFGLINALGGWVIEEACRQMRAWFDQGLRMRVAINLSVHQLRQPDLAQRVESALNRNRIDASMLLCEITESVAMEDIGATQRAFDELSRIGVYLSIDDFGTGYSSLAYLRQLPARQLKIDRSFIQDLESNQDARAVVDAVIKLAHALDLSVVAEGVETAGQRDILQALDCDELQGFLFAKAMPAQQLQAWADGQKPAGVPADAPEFSASMFIDGPPP; the protein is encoded by the coding sequence ATGCCCTACCTGAACCCCAGCTACGACCTCTGGATCGTGGCCGCCTCCGTGCTGATCGCCGGCTTCGCGTCCTATGTGACCCTCGATCTCACGAAACGGGTGCGCAGCCACGAACGCTCGGCCGCGCGCGCCTGGTGGATCGGCGGCTCGCTGGCGATGGGCTCGGGCATCTGGTCGATGCATTTCGTCGGCATGCTGGCCTACAGCCTGCCGACCCTGGCCCTGGGCTATACCGCCGGGCTGACCCTGCTGTCCTGGGTCGCCGCGGTGGCCGTCTCGGCCCTGGCCCTGCATATCGCGGCCGGCGGCACCCTGGGCCCGGCCCGGCTGGCCGGCGGCGCGCTGGCGATGGGCGCGGGCATCTGCGCGATGCACTACATCGGCATGGCGGCGATCGAGCTGCAGCCGGGCATCGTCTGGAACTGGACCTGGGTCGCGCTCTCGGCGCTGATCGCGGTCGGCGCCTCGGCCGCGGCGCTGCTGATCTTCTTCTGGCTGCGCCGCGTCGACGCGCGCCGCGCCATCCCCTGCCAGGCCGTGGCGGCGCTGGTGATGGGGCTGGCGATCAGCGGCATGCATTACGCCGGCATGGCCGCGGCCAACGTGCCGGGCGGCAGCCTGTGCCTCAGCGCCGATCAGCTGGGCGGCGCGCAGCTGGGCCAGTTCGTGATGCTGGCCACCTTCGCGCTGCTGGGCATGACCCTGCTGACCTCGATCCTGGACGCGCGGCTGCAGACCCGCACCGCGCTGCTGGCCGCCTCGCTGCAGAACGCCAACCAGGAGCTGCAGCGCCGCGCCTTCCTGGACCCGCTGACCGAGCTGCCGAACCGCCTGCTGCTGGAGGACCGGCTCGAGCATGCGCTGGCGCGCGCCGGCCGCGTCGAGGAGAACTTCCCCTCGCGCAGCGAACGCGGCAGCGAGGGCAAGGGCCGGCGGGTCGCACTGCTGTTCGTCGACCTGGACGGCTTCAAGCCGGTCAACGATTCGCTGGGCCATGCGGCCGGCGACCTGGTGCTGAAGGAGGTGGCCCGGCGCCTGCTGGCCCTGGTGCGCGACAGCGACACGGTGGCGCGCCTGGGCGGCGACGAGTTCGTGCTGCTGCTGGAGGATGTGGTCGACGTGGCCGCCTGCGCCGCGCTGGCGCACCGCCTGGTGCTGGCGCTGGCCCAGCCGATCCTCATCGACGACAAGCCCCAGCATGTCAGCGCCTCGGTCGGTATCGCGGTCTATCCCGAGCATGGCCCGGCCGAGCGCCTGATGGGCAACGCCGACGCGGCGATGTATGCGGCCAAGCGCACCGGCGGCAACACCTATGTGGTGTTCCAGAGCCATATGGACGCCGGCGCCGGCGAGCAGCTGAGCCTGCAGAACGATCTGCGCCAGGCGCTGCAGCTCGGCCAGCTGGCGCTGCATTACCAGCCCAAGTTCGACAGCCGGCGCGGCCAGCTGCGCGGCGTCGAGGCGCTGCTGCGCTGGCAGCATCCGCGCCTGGGCGAGGTGGCGCCGGCCGTGTTCATCCCGGTGGCCGAGCGCTTCGGCCTGATCAACGCGCTGGGCGGCTGGGTCATCGAGGAGGCCTGCCGCCAGATGCGTGCCTGGTTCGACCAGGGCCTGCGCATGCGCGTCGCGATCAATCTCTCGGTGCACCAGCTGCGCCAGCCCGACCTGGCCCAGCGGGTCGAATCGGCGCTGAACCGCAACCGCATCGACGCCTCGATGCTGCTGTGCGAGATCACCGAATCGGTGGCGATGGAGGACATCGGCGCCACCCAGCGCGCCTTCGACGAGCTCTCGCGCATCGGCGTCTATCTGTCGATCGACGACTTCGGCACCGGCTACTCGAGCCTCGCCTATCTGCGCCAGCTGCCGGCACGCCAGCTGAAGATCGACCGCAGCTTCATCCAGGACCTGGAGAGCAACCAGGACGCCCGCGCGGTGGTCGACGCGGTGATCAAGCTGGCCCATGCGCTGGACCTGTCGGTGGTGGCCGAGGGCGTCGAGACCGCCGGCCAGCGCGACATCCTGCAGGCGCTGGACTGCGACGAGCTGCAGGGCTTCCTGTTCGCCAAGGCGATGCCGGCGCAGCAGCTGCAGGCCTGGGCCGATGGCCAGAAGCCGGCCGGCGTGCCGGCCGACGCGCCCGAATTCTCGGCCTCGATGTTC